The Mucilaginibacter mallensis genome has a segment encoding these proteins:
- a CDS encoding DUF6443 domain-containing protein, translating to MKPYKQSLFVIALILLLGSYTRSFGQNCNFTHYTLTPNGYVCSNTVTITMSGSQSGITYTLNGNGAQFEGTLTGTGSALTWSNVPDYIGGAYSVTATSAACTTPTTVATTTINYETTAAGGTITTPNGTALPCGGGSINLTVQPTVAGTDYTYQWFYNGAPQNNTNVQTYVVTQPGSYFAVIHNTCSGAQLAAVTITASQGVSNLGTITGPGSVSAGTTSGTYTASASNSTGYSWALSPAGAGTISGNSTTGTVTWNTSFSGIATVSVIATGCNGSSATTSYAVAYNPNNLDYNYVEETNVRTPNITTIAGLTGLSIGQVDIGYTYFDGLGRPMQKVIQGASGTGKDIVQPIAYDQLGREVYKYNPYSTSTGTAGGYRYSALSGSNGYTSGDQYAFYQVNSTDHVNTTYPYAQTVYENSPLNRITNQGADGADWQISGNHTVRPIYAFNNATSWSSSPSTSMQVALYTATINSDGSRTLGRANNTATYNAGQLTVNVTEDENYTTAMGRAGTTEEYKDIVGHIVLKRAYNLKSGSVEVLSTYYVYDINGNLAFVLPPMAGGDATMAISQTTLNNLCYQYQYDERNRMTAKAVPGKGWEYMVYNKADQVVASQDPNLYAKNQWLITKYDALGRVIMTGLWSNNNTVISPTALRIAVYGAPQWDVRTPSNTTTGYTISSYPQTLDQILSISYYDDYTAPGIPTQHKTTPSLMTNSLLTATKTAVLDNANAGAMLWTVNYYDDLGRNIETVKQHYQGGAVSTFNYDDIVYGLDFANEVNTVTRYFYNTAGGATPVNTITTAYTYDQEGREQTASEQIQNGGNTPDVNVQLSKGIYNELGLLVTKQLHTVGTGNPFQTVTYGYNERGWLINNSAALFSEKLQYNNNTINPTLVTSFAPQYNGNVATQLWTSNGGQQQYYAYLYDNLNRLTSGIGSNGYSEQGIIYDQNGNISNLQRSWAGAIIDQLNYNYLVGGLPTNQLQSVQDVNADASVHGYKYGTFTYGYDPNGNVIQDNFRGRTVTTTNILNLPQVSSFSGGTVTIIYDASGRKLRKVSSPQGVTTTTDYIDGIEYDNGALTFIQTDEGRAVPPTTGTSYNYEYDLVDHLGNVRLTFDTKSTGAANMIQSDDYYPFGLDINHSIGFPPNNYLYNKKEFQADLNLYDYGARFYDPVIGRWTVYDPEGEKFRRYSPYAYAFNSPIVFFDPDGEWPRLGQMFNGLGGMFGGGVAFAGGITIATAGAPTGVAIVGGVALSAYGVTTFGLGLANFLNSFQDEKVEIPGSLPEAVGHVYDEDHGNQNDDGQFIGSTINIGVDVFTGKGLLDFAAGFIDIGEYSYGQVVSTPKDETKKPDVPAPAPAPAPAPAPAPAPAPTPAPAPKPAPTPAPKPAPKPTPKPKPAPKPKPKPLPPIHIIIPPNQL from the coding sequence ATGAAACCTTATAAACAATCTTTATTTGTTATCGCGTTAATCTTATTACTGGGATCCTATACCAGATCTTTTGGTCAGAACTGTAACTTTACGCATTATACGTTAACACCCAATGGATACGTTTGCAGCAACACTGTAACCATAACCATGTCCGGATCTCAATCCGGTATAACTTATACACTTAATGGGAACGGTGCCCAATTTGAGGGAACCCTTACTGGCACAGGCTCTGCACTGACATGGAGCAATGTTCCTGATTATATAGGAGGAGCTTATTCGGTGACCGCAACTTCGGCTGCCTGCACGACACCAACTACGGTAGCAACCACTACAATCAACTATGAAACAACGGCAGCAGGTGGAACAATAACCACACCTAACGGAACAGCATTGCCATGCGGAGGTGGATCAATAAATTTAACGGTGCAACCAACGGTAGCCGGAACAGATTATACGTACCAATGGTTTTACAATGGCGCACCACAAAATAACACAAATGTACAGACATATGTGGTCACCCAACCCGGCAGTTATTTTGCGGTAATACATAACACTTGTTCAGGCGCTCAACTGGCTGCAGTTACGATTACCGCATCACAAGGGGTTAGTAATCTTGGCACAATCACAGGTCCCGGCAGTGTGAGCGCTGGGACTACGAGTGGTACCTATACTGCATCAGCTTCAAATTCTACAGGTTATTCCTGGGCGCTAAGCCCAGCAGGTGCGGGTACGATCAGCGGGAACAGTACTACGGGAACGGTGACATGGAATACGTCATTTAGCGGAATTGCTACAGTTAGTGTTATTGCGACCGGGTGTAACGGAAGCTCGGCCACGACAAGTTATGCGGTAGCCTATAACCCCAATAACCTGGATTATAACTATGTGGAAGAAACTAATGTTCGAACACCAAACATTACTACGATAGCCGGTCTTACGGGTCTTTCCATCGGCCAGGTAGATATTGGTTACACTTACTTTGACGGATTGGGAAGGCCGATGCAGAAAGTTATACAGGGCGCTTCAGGTACAGGAAAGGATATAGTTCAGCCTATAGCCTATGATCAGTTGGGAAGAGAGGTATATAAATACAATCCTTACAGTACGTCTACTGGCACAGCCGGCGGTTACCGCTACAGTGCGTTGAGTGGCAGCAACGGTTATACCAGCGGGGATCAATATGCTTTTTACCAGGTTAATTCCACAGATCATGTGAATACTACCTACCCCTATGCACAAACTGTTTATGAAAATTCACCACTAAACCGGATAACAAACCAGGGCGCCGATGGCGCGGACTGGCAAATTAGCGGCAATCATACGGTCAGACCCATTTACGCATTTAACAATGCGACTTCTTGGAGCTCAAGTCCCTCTACCAGTATGCAGGTAGCGTTGTATACAGCGACAATCAACAGTGATGGCTCACGGACACTGGGCCGCGCGAATAATACCGCTACTTATAATGCCGGCCAGTTAACCGTAAATGTTACCGAAGATGAAAATTATACGACAGCTATGGGCCGGGCGGGGACAACCGAGGAATATAAAGATATAGTTGGCCATATCGTACTCAAACGTGCTTATAACCTGAAATCAGGGTCAGTAGAAGTTTTGTCGACCTATTATGTTTATGACATCAACGGGAATCTCGCTTTCGTATTACCGCCAATGGCAGGTGGAGATGCGACCATGGCAATCAGCCAGACCACGCTAAACAACTTGTGCTACCAGTACCAGTATGATGAGCGCAACCGGATGACGGCCAAAGCTGTTCCGGGCAAGGGATGGGAATACATGGTTTACAATAAAGCCGATCAGGTTGTGGCGAGTCAGGACCCTAATCTTTACGCAAAGAATCAATGGCTGATCACCAAGTATGACGCTTTAGGAAGAGTAATCATGACGGGACTATGGAGCAATAACAATACAGTTATTTCACCGACAGCATTGCGGATAGCTGTCTACGGTGCGCCGCAATGGGATGTCCGAACTCCATCCAATACGACCACAGGTTATACGATCAGTAGCTATCCCCAGACACTTGACCAGATATTAAGCATTAGTTATTACGATGACTATACCGCTCCGGGTATCCCGACGCAACACAAAACTACTCCATCTCTTATGACTAATAGTCTTTTGACGGCTACAAAAACGGCGGTACTGGATAATGCCAACGCCGGCGCGATGCTCTGGACAGTCAATTATTATGACGACTTGGGCAGGAACATCGAAACCGTCAAACAGCATTACCAGGGAGGCGCTGTATCTACTTTTAATTATGATGATATTGTTTATGGGCTGGACTTTGCCAACGAGGTTAATACTGTTACCCGTTATTTTTATAATACAGCTGGCGGTGCCACTCCAGTTAATACGATAACGACTGCCTATACCTATGACCAAGAGGGAAGGGAACAAACCGCATCGGAACAAATCCAAAACGGCGGCAATACTCCTGATGTGAATGTACAACTATCGAAGGGTATATATAACGAGCTTGGATTACTTGTTACCAAACAGCTGCATACGGTAGGCACGGGAAATCCTTTCCAGACGGTGACTTATGGTTACAATGAACGCGGCTGGCTTATTAATAACAGCGCGGCTTTATTCTCAGAAAAGCTGCAGTATAATAACAATACCATTAATCCCACCCTAGTTACCAGTTTTGCTCCGCAATATAATGGTAATGTCGCTACACAGTTGTGGACATCGAATGGTGGTCAGCAACAATATTATGCCTACCTGTACGACAATTTGAATCGACTGACGAGTGGCATTGGCTCCAATGGTTATAGCGAGCAGGGGATCATTTATGATCAGAACGGCAACATCAGCAACCTGCAGCGCAGTTGGGCAGGCGCAATCATTGATCAGTTAAACTATAATTATCTAGTAGGAGGACTTCCCACCAATCAACTGCAATCTGTGCAGGATGTCAATGCTGATGCAAGCGTACATGGTTACAAGTATGGCACTTTCACTTACGGCTACGATCCCAACGGAAATGTGATCCAAGATAACTTTCGTGGAAGAACGGTTACAACGACAAATATCCTAAACCTTCCACAGGTAAGCAGTTTTTCCGGTGGTACGGTGACGATCATCTATGATGCCAGCGGCAGAAAGCTGCGCAAGGTATCCAGTCCGCAGGGGGTTACTACCACTACGGATTATATTGACGGCATAGAATATGATAATGGCGCTCTGACCTTTATTCAAACGGATGAAGGCAGGGCTGTCCCGCCAACAACAGGTACTAGTTATAACTATGAATATGACCTTGTGGATCACTTGGGCAACGTCCGGTTGACCTTTGACACCAAATCAACCGGTGCCGCAAATATGATTCAGTCGGATGATTATTATCCTTTTGGTTTAGACATAAATCATTCGATAGGTTTTCCGCCCAATAACTATCTCTACAATAAAAAGGAATTTCAGGCAGACCTGAACCTATACGATTATGGTGCACGGTTCTATGATCCGGTGATAGGACGTTGGACAGTTTACGATCCGGAAGGAGAAAAATTCAGAAGATATTCACCTTATGCATATGCATTTAATTCACCCATTGTCTTTTTTGATCCAGATGGTGAATGGCCAAGATTGGGTCAAATGTTCAATGGACTCGGTGGAATGTTTGGCGGTGGAGTAGCATTTGCAGGTGGTATCACTATTGCAACAGCAGGTGCTCCAACCGGAGTTGCGATTGTTGGAGGAGTTGCGCTTTCAGCTTACGGCGTTACGACATTTGGATTGGGGCTCGCTAATTTCCTTAACAGTTTTCAAGATGAAAAAGTCGAAATCCCAGGCTCGCTTCCTGAAGCCGTAGGTCATGTCTATGATGAAGATCATGGTAATCAAAACGATGATGGACAATTTATTGGTTCAACTATTAATATTGGGGTCGATGTATTTACTGGAAAAGGTTTATTAGACTTTGCCGCGGGTTTTATCGATATTGGTGAATATAGCTACGGGCAGGTTGTCAGCACCCCCAAAGATGAAAC
- the istA gene encoding IS21 family transposase, with protein MSKIRKILRMNSQGRSTRFIAAQIDSSRNTVRKYLAVLKKSGFTFEEVNSLNDKELEDIFGKTRENNQPSSRMQSMLRCFPHVDKELKKTGMNRQLLWEAYIKEFPDGYKYTQFCTYYNQWKTRVNPTMHMDHKAGDKLYVDFAGEKMSYTDKETGEVIEVEVFVAILGASQLTYVEAVMSQQKEDFIAACENTLHFIGGVPAAIVPDNLKAAVTKSSRYEPTLNETFEDFADHYGTTILPARAYRPRDKALVEGAVKIIYTKVYAPLNKHVYHSLTELNTAIWQALEVHNSQLLKGRNYSRILQFEEIERGALAPLPVLRYQFKKHFYARVIKNGHVNLGPDKHYYSVPYRFIGKRVKLLYSRTIVEIYSNYERIALHPREKNPYGYTTDKEHMASAHRFKSDWTPDMFLNWAASIHEDVRLYILQILERKQHPEQAYKSCLGVLGFAKKAGNDRLIMACQRGLSYGLYSYKTIQTILENKMDNYEESIFADELPMPDHGNIRGKDYYK; from the coding sequence ATGAGTAAGATTAGAAAGATTTTAAGGATGAACAGCCAGGGTCGCAGCACGCGATTTATAGCTGCCCAGATTGATTCATCCCGGAATACCGTAAGAAAGTACCTGGCCGTCCTTAAGAAGAGCGGCTTTACCTTTGAAGAAGTTAATAGCCTGAATGATAAGGAACTGGAAGATATTTTCGGCAAGACCAGGGAAAACAACCAGCCAAGCAGCCGTATGCAATCCATGCTGCGCTGCTTTCCGCACGTCGATAAAGAGCTCAAAAAGACCGGTATGAACCGGCAACTCCTGTGGGAAGCCTATATCAAAGAGTTTCCTGACGGCTATAAGTACACCCAGTTTTGCACGTATTACAACCAATGGAAGACCAGGGTCAACCCGACCATGCACATGGATCACAAGGCCGGAGACAAGCTATACGTTGATTTTGCGGGTGAAAAGATGAGCTATACGGACAAGGAAACCGGTGAAGTCATTGAAGTAGAAGTCTTTGTAGCAATCCTTGGGGCCAGTCAGCTCACCTATGTAGAGGCTGTTATGAGCCAGCAAAAGGAAGACTTTATCGCAGCCTGCGAGAATACCCTGCACTTTATCGGCGGCGTTCCTGCCGCCATTGTACCGGATAACCTGAAGGCGGCTGTAACCAAAAGCAGCCGCTATGAACCAACCCTTAACGAAACATTTGAAGACTTCGCCGACCATTATGGGACTACCATTCTACCAGCGCGGGCGTACCGCCCGCGTGACAAGGCATTAGTAGAAGGTGCCGTTAAGATCATTTATACCAAGGTATACGCCCCTTTAAACAAGCATGTCTACCATTCTTTAACAGAACTCAATACAGCGATCTGGCAGGCCCTGGAAGTCCATAACAGCCAGTTGCTTAAGGGTCGCAATTATAGCAGGATACTACAGTTTGAAGAGATCGAGCGTGGGGCCCTGGCACCGCTACCTGTCCTGCGTTACCAGTTCAAAAAACACTTTTATGCCAGGGTGATCAAGAATGGCCATGTCAATCTCGGCCCTGATAAACACTATTACAGTGTGCCTTATCGCTTCATCGGCAAGCGGGTTAAGCTATTATACTCCCGCACTATTGTAGAGATCTACTCCAATTATGAGCGTATCGCTTTGCACCCGCGCGAAAAGAACCCCTATGGTTATACTACTGACAAAGAACACATGGCCAGCGCTCACCGCTTTAAAAGTGACTGGACACCAGATATGTTCCTCAATTGGGCGGCCTCCATTCATGAGGATGTCAGGCTATATATCCTTCAGATACTGGAGCGTAAACAACACCCCGAACAGGCTTACAAATCCTGCCTGGGGGTACTTGGCTTTGCAAAAAAAGCAGGGAATGACCGGTTAATAATGGCCTGTCAGCGAGGGCTCAGTTATGGCCTTTATAGCTATAAAACGATACAAACCATATTGGAAAACAAGATGGACAACTATGAGGAAAGCATATTTGCCGATGAGCTACCCATGCCTGATCATGGTAATATCCGGGGAAAAGACTATTACAAATAA
- the istB gene encoding IS21-like element helper ATPase IstB, translating into MNTSTLDKLRKMKFFGMFHAFKSSMETGKTNDYTADELLAHLVDAEWDDRQNRRIERTILYARFRYKASIEDVHYHADRSIDRNQIMRLADCTFVDRFENLLITGSTGIGKSYIASAVGYQACVLGYRVLYTSTPKLFAKLKMAKADGSYMKELAKIERQQLLILDDFGIQPFDAQSRAALMEIIEDRHGKTSLIITSQLPVSKWFEVIGEKTVADAILDRIVHDAHRIELKGESMRRKRNVEPENSH; encoded by the coding sequence ATGAACACAAGCACCTTAGACAAACTGCGGAAGATGAAGTTCTTCGGCATGTTCCATGCCTTTAAAAGCAGTATGGAAACCGGTAAAACAAACGATTACACGGCAGATGAACTACTGGCCCACCTGGTAGATGCAGAATGGGACGACCGGCAGAACAGGCGTATCGAACGCACGATCCTATATGCCCGGTTCCGCTATAAAGCTTCAATTGAAGATGTTCATTATCATGCCGACCGAAGTATCGACCGCAACCAGATCATGCGCCTGGCAGATTGTACGTTTGTTGACCGCTTCGAGAACCTGCTGATCACCGGCAGTACCGGTATCGGTAAAAGCTATATTGCTTCTGCTGTGGGCTACCAGGCCTGTGTATTGGGCTACCGGGTATTGTACACCAGTACACCCAAACTGTTCGCTAAACTGAAGATGGCCAAGGCGGACGGCTCCTACATGAAAGAGCTGGCTAAGATCGAAAGACAGCAATTGCTCATACTCGACGACTTTGGTATCCAGCCTTTTGATGCACAAAGCAGGGCTGCGCTAATGGAGATCATTGAGGACAGGCACGGTAAGACCTCGCTGATCATCACTTCGCAGTTGCCAGTGAGCAAATGGTTTGAAGTGATCGGTGAAAAAACGGTTGCTGATGCGATCCTTGACCGGATCGTTCATGATGCACACCGCATCGAGTTAAAGGGAGAATCTATGAGAAGAAAACGTAATGTTGAACCAGAAAACAGCCATTAA
- a CDS encoding response regulator transcription factor produces MLVYNITGGLFPDPKIGIPISTQMMIAYGSGFLTASYFPFYFYKACDLPPLRWHAYFGVPLFLILPYLLFFVVIYTINGNLNRDIKYGMVVPFIYAMVLLWVMLQAIRKKHRKERNRHKYLEEITMYCAITPWASLAFFGAVESSQLIEVLCTNTGIIGITFLFIWKSIKSARKEYQRLIELANKNSETVVFEQTCRYYRLTGREIEIVLLVRQGLSYKEISEKLFIAGKTVENHIQNIYEKSQVKNKVALLHKFFHGV; encoded by the coding sequence ATGTTGGTTTACAATATTACCGGCGGCCTTTTTCCCGACCCCAAGATCGGCATCCCTATCTCCACCCAGATGATGATCGCTTACGGAAGCGGCTTCCTGACGGCTTCTTATTTTCCTTTTTATTTTTATAAAGCCTGCGATTTGCCACCTCTTCGCTGGCACGCTTACTTTGGCGTGCCGCTCTTCCTGATCCTGCCGTACCTGCTCTTTTTTGTGGTGATTTATACGATTAACGGCAATCTGAACCGGGATATTAAGTATGGAATGGTGGTGCCATTTATATATGCCATGGTATTGCTTTGGGTGATGCTTCAGGCAATCAGGAAAAAGCACAGGAAAGAAAGGAATCGCCATAAATATCTGGAAGAAATTACAATGTACTGCGCTATCACGCCATGGGCATCATTAGCCTTTTTCGGGGCAGTCGAAAGCAGCCAGCTGATTGAAGTGTTATGCACGAATACGGGCATCATCGGAATTACTTTTCTTTTTATCTGGAAATCAATTAAGTCAGCAAGGAAGGAATATCAACGCCTGATAGAACTGGCCAATAAAAATTCGGAAACGGTAGTCTTCGAGCAGACGTGTCGGTATTATCGGCTCACTGGCCGTGAAATCGAAATAGTGTTACTGGTCAGGCAGGGCTTATCCTATAAGGAGATTTCTGAAAAGCTTTTTATAGCGGGGAAAACAGTCGAGAATCACATCCAGAACATATACGAGAAGTCGCAAGTCAAGAACAAGGTTGCTTTACTTCATAAATTTTTTCACGGCGTATGA